The following proteins are encoded in a genomic region of Nitratireductor sp. GISD-1A_MAKvit:
- a CDS encoding MFS transporter: protein MTIEVEARTPVSVLSTLAFATLTASLGLSVASVLLPTLTKDFSATVSDVQWVVLAYLISVTVTIVSAGRLGDLFGHRRVLLAGLVIFIAASVWSAMAPGLGALIAGRALQGMGGAILMALPMSIARDLVPADRLGTAMGLLGTTSASGTALGPSLGGLMLAGGDWRWAFWLLAGFAIVTLFLSMTAISVDRQRVRPSLKALDAPGTLVLVIALAAYALATSGTGVGLSFSPVFLMALAALATALFVTVEKRAASPLVPMALLLNWNTGGGFLMNLSVGAIMMTTLVVGPFFLAFSLGLNDALIGLVLAVGPFVAALSGVPAGRLTDRLGVRRVMILGLMQITAGALCLAFLPRVLGVSGYVIALISLTPAFQLFLAANNTAVLVHAPREQRGRLSGLLGLSRNLGLMTGASAMSSLFVVFLGRGEVAQAPGADVARAFSMTFTGAAVLALMTLGLAIYSTGRGQR from the coding sequence ATGACCATTGAGGTAGAGGCGCGCACGCCCGTATCCGTTCTGTCCACGCTTGCCTTTGCCACGCTGACCGCTTCGCTCGGTCTCAGCGTCGCCTCGGTTCTGCTGCCGACATTGACAAAAGACTTTTCCGCCACGGTTTCGGACGTTCAGTGGGTGGTGCTGGCCTACCTGATTTCGGTGACCGTCACCATCGTTTCGGCTGGCCGGCTGGGAGATCTCTTCGGCCACCGCCGCGTTCTCCTGGCGGGCCTCGTCATTTTCATCGCGGCGTCGGTCTGGAGTGCCATGGCGCCGGGCCTCGGGGCGCTGATCGCGGGCCGTGCCCTGCAGGGGATGGGCGGCGCGATCCTCATGGCTCTGCCCATGTCGATTGCGCGCGATCTGGTGCCCGCCGATCGGCTGGGGACGGCGATGGGGCTTTTGGGCACGACGTCGGCCAGCGGCACCGCGCTCGGCCCGTCGCTGGGTGGTCTGATGCTGGCGGGCGGAGACTGGCGCTGGGCATTCTGGCTGCTGGCAGGTTTCGCCATCGTGACGCTTTTCCTGAGCATGACGGCCATTTCGGTGGACAGGCAACGGGTGCGGCCATCGCTGAAGGCGCTCGATGCTCCAGGAACGCTTGTTCTGGTGATCGCGCTGGCCGCCTATGCGCTGGCCACCAGTGGCACCGGAGTGGGGCTTTCGTTTTCACCGGTGTTCCTGATGGCCCTCGCAGCGCTCGCGACTGCCTTGTTCGTGACCGTCGAAAAGCGCGCCGCCTCGCCGCTCGTGCCCATGGCGCTGCTTTTGAACTGGAATACGGGCGGGGGTTTTCTCATGAATCTTTCGGTCGGTGCGATCATGATGACAACACTGGTGGTGGGGCCATTCTTTCTGGCCTTTTCGCTCGGGTTGAACGACGCTCTGATTGGCCTGGTTCTGGCGGTGGGGCCTTTCGTGGCCGCACTTTCGGGCGTGCCGGCCGGGCGGCTGACGGATCGTCTCGGCGTGCGCCGGGTCATGATCCTCGGACTGATGCAGATCACTGCCGGGGCACTGTGTCTGGCGTTCCTGCCGCGTGTGCTTGGCGTGTCCGGTTATGTCATCGCGCTGATTTCGCTGACACCGGCTTTTCAGCTCTTTCTGGCCGCCAACAACACCGCGGTTTTGGTTCATGCCCCCAGGGAACAGCGTGGCCGACTTTCCGGACTGCTCGGCCTGTCACGGAATCTGGGGCTGATGACCGGAGCTTCGGCGATGTCTTCCCTGTTCGTTGTCTTTCTGGGGAGAGGGGAGGTCGCGCAGGCTCCTGGAGCCGATGTTGCGAGGGCATTCTCGATGACCTTCACTGGCGCAGCCGTTCTGGCGCTGATGACGCTTGGGCTGGCGATCTACAGCACCGGAAGAGGCCAGAGGTGA
- a CDS encoding ABC transporter ATP-binding protein has translation MASITLENVTKDYGSGVVGVRDMNLTIEEGEFMIFLGPSGCGKSTTLRMIAGLEDISSGSLHIGARDVTRAAPRERNVAVVFQSYALYPHMSVRQNMEFGLKMRGMAPADRAERIEAAADILGLEPYLDRRPAALSGGQRQRVALGRAMVREPDVFLMDEPLSNLDAKLRAEMRLELIKLHRRLKRTTVFVTHDQVEAMTMGDRICIMRDGNLVQVGKPLEVYANPVDTFVAQFLASPQMNLMEARLSGNADAIELSSDVLSFTLPRSLHEAFGKALDRPVIFGLRPEDIHAEARPGAVPFEASVVAIEALGMENIVVLALDNGGRRELSARLGRDFAASVGDRLTFHADVARMHLFDAETTRAFPRGTVE, from the coding sequence ATGGCCAGCATCACCCTCGAAAACGTCACCAAGGATTACGGCTCCGGCGTTGTCGGAGTGAGGGACATGAATCTGACGATCGAGGAGGGTGAGTTCATGATTTTCCTCGGTCCGTCGGGCTGCGGAAAGTCGACCACGCTGCGCATGATCGCCGGTCTGGAGGATATCAGCTCCGGCAGTCTGCACATCGGCGCGCGTGACGTGACGCGCGCCGCTCCTCGCGAGCGCAATGTGGCTGTCGTCTTCCAGAGTTACGCGCTTTATCCGCACATGAGTGTCAGGCAGAACATGGAGTTCGGCCTCAAGATGCGCGGCATGGCTCCGGCTGATCGGGCCGAGCGGATCGAGGCGGCCGCCGACATACTGGGGCTAGAGCCCTATCTCGACCGGCGGCCTGCTGCCCTGTCCGGCGGGCAGCGCCAGCGTGTGGCGCTCGGCCGCGCCATGGTGCGGGAGCCGGATGTGTTTCTCATGGACGAACCATTGTCCAATCTCGACGCCAAGTTGCGCGCCGAGATGCGTCTGGAACTCATCAAGCTGCATCGCAGGTTGAAGCGCACCACGGTGTTCGTCACCCATGACCAGGTGGAAGCCATGACCATGGGTGACCGGATCTGCATCATGCGGGATGGCAATCTGGTGCAGGTGGGCAAGCCTCTTGAGGTGTACGCCAATCCGGTCGACACATTCGTTGCGCAGTTTCTGGCCTCGCCGCAGATGAACCTGATGGAAGCGCGACTGAGCGGCAATGCCGACGCGATCGAACTGTCGAGCGACGTGCTCTCCTTCACGCTTCCGCGGTCTCTGCACGAAGCATTCGGCAAGGCGCTGGACCGCCCGGTCATTTTCGGACTGCGGCCTGAAGACATTCATGCCGAAGCCAGGCCGGGCGCGGTACCCTTCGAGGCATCGGTGGTCGCCATCGAGGCCCTGGGCATGGAGAACATCGTCGTTCTCGCACTGGACAATGGCGGCAGACGCGAACTTTCCGCGCGGCTGGGGCGCGACTTTGCTGCCTCCGTCGGCGATCGCCTGACCTTTCATGCCGATGTCGCCCGCATGCATCTGTTCGATGCCGAAACAACGCGGGCCTTTCCGCGCGGAACGGTGGAGTAG
- a CDS encoding ABC transporter substrate-binding protein yields MRKFGKHGHLAAGVALVGLLAGASTAMADDITLHALMEDVPETQIIEALLPEFEKETGIKVEFEKVGYGDMHDKLVTQLVSGESFYNVLSVDFLWAGEFPAAGWLTDLKPMIDESGFDLKPFLPSMMDLLGSGGEAVPILPMYNYSMGLIYRTDLLEDEKLAAQYEKETGKALALPETLEDYVALARFMKANAGVNGAAMQAQRGDPNSMEFSNFLFSAGGAYLDDDRNVVLNSEEARNALSLYADAVQNAAQTGALSATLDDTMRLMCSGEAFSMTTYWWMLPQLDNAEKCPEVAGKLGLAVMPGGHGESGGWGWGIPANVPDDVKQAAWTFISWVQSKDVSVKRALQGHAPVREDVFSDPGVQEKYPFYKQGLEIVASGKSFPIFTYTAQYEDVLGTQLSLAAGGERSVDEAIEAAAKGLEDLMSK; encoded by the coding sequence ATGAGAAAATTCGGAAAACACGGGCACCTGGCTGCCGGGGTTGCACTGGTCGGCCTTCTGGCCGGTGCTTCCACCGCGATGGCAGACGACATCACGCTGCACGCGCTCATGGAGGATGTGCCCGAAACCCAGATCATCGAGGCTCTTCTGCCGGAGTTCGAGAAGGAAACCGGCATCAAGGTGGAATTCGAAAAGGTCGGCTATGGCGACATGCACGACAAGCTGGTCACCCAGCTGGTCAGCGGTGAGAGCTTCTACAACGTGCTCTCCGTCGATTTCCTGTGGGCGGGCGAGTTTCCGGCAGCCGGCTGGCTGACCGACCTGAAGCCGATGATCGACGAAAGCGGCTTTGACCTGAAGCCCTTCCTGCCCTCGATGATGGATCTCCTTGGCAGCGGCGGCGAAGCGGTGCCTATCCTCCCCATGTACAATTATTCCATGGGGCTGATCTATCGGACCGACCTTCTTGAGGACGAGAAGCTGGCCGCGCAATATGAAAAGGAAACGGGCAAGGCGCTCGCCCTGCCGGAAACGCTGGAAGACTATGTCGCCCTTGCACGCTTCATGAAGGCAAATGCTGGCGTCAATGGTGCCGCCATGCAGGCCCAGCGCGGCGATCCGAACTCGATGGAGTTCTCGAATTTTCTGTTTTCGGCCGGTGGCGCCTATCTGGACGATGACCGCAATGTGGTTCTCAATTCGGAGGAAGCACGCAACGCGCTCAGCCTTTATGCCGACGCGGTTCAGAACGCGGCTCAGACCGGTGCGCTCTCGGCAACGCTCGACGACACGATGCGCCTGATGTGCAGCGGAGAGGCGTTCAGCATGACCACCTACTGGTGGATGCTTCCGCAGCTCGACAATGCCGAAAAATGCCCTGAAGTTGCCGGCAAGCTGGGTCTGGCGGTCATGCCGGGCGGACATGGCGAAAGCGGAGGCTGGGGCTGGGGCATTCCGGCCAATGTTCCCGACGACGTGAAGCAGGCGGCCTGGACGTTCATTTCCTGGGTGCAGAGCAAGGATGTCTCCGTGAAGCGCGCGTTACAGGGCCATGCACCGGTGCGCGAGGATGTCTTCTCCGATCCCGGCGTCCAGGAGAAATACCCGTTCTACAAGCAGGGGCTGGAGATCGTTGCCAGCGGCAAATCCTTCCCCATCTTCACCTACACCGCCCAGTATGAGGATGTGCTTGGAACGCAGCTTTCGCTCGCCGCCGGCGGAGAACGCAGCGTGGACGAAGCGATCGAGGCAGCCGCCAAGGGCCTTGAAGACCTGATGTCCAAATAA
- a CDS encoding SDR family NAD(P)-dependent oxidoreductase encodes MNQDQLAEQSYPDLRGRRALITGGASGIGLAIARALHVQGVAVAIADLDMSAAEKAAGQLGEGAIGLQMDVRDRASVEKATAEAIERQGGLEIMIANAGVSSMRPALELTDDDWNFNMDVNARGVFYANQVAARHFVETGNGVIVNTASLAAKVGAPLLAHYSASKFAVVGWTQALARELAPKGIRVNAVCPGFVRTSMQEREVAWEAELRGMTPAEVRADYISQTPLGRLETAEDVAGVAVFLCSGAARFMTGQAINVTGGVYTT; translated from the coding sequence ATGAATCAGGATCAATTGGCCGAGCAAAGCTATCCGGATCTGCGCGGCAGGCGGGCGCTCATCACGGGCGGCGCGTCCGGCATCGGACTGGCCATTGCGCGTGCCCTGCATGTGCAGGGCGTCGCCGTTGCAATCGCCGACCTTGACATGAGTGCCGCAGAGAAAGCTGCTGGCCAACTGGGCGAGGGGGCAATCGGTCTGCAAATGGATGTGCGCGACCGCGCCTCGGTCGAAAAGGCCACCGCCGAGGCGATCGAGCGGCAGGGTGGGCTGGAGATCATGATTGCCAATGCCGGCGTCTCGTCAATGCGCCCCGCGCTGGAGCTGACCGACGATGACTGGAACTTCAACATGGATGTCAACGCCCGGGGCGTTTTTTATGCCAATCAGGTGGCCGCGCGGCATTTTGTCGAGACAGGCAATGGCGTGATCGTGAACACGGCTTCGCTTGCGGCCAAGGTGGGCGCGCCGCTGCTGGCGCATTATTCGGCGAGCAAGTTTGCCGTGGTCGGATGGACCCAGGCGCTCGCGCGGGAGCTGGCGCCCAAAGGCATACGCGTCAATGCGGTCTGCCCCGGCTTTGTGCGGACGTCGATGCAGGAGAGGGAGGTCGCGTGGGAAGCTGAACTGCGCGGAATGACACCTGCAGAGGTGCGCGCCGACTATATCAGTCAGACCCCGCTCGGCCGGCTTGAGACCGCTGAAGACGTTGCCGGCGTGGCGGTGTTCCTGTGCTCGGGCGCTGCTCGCTTCATGACCGGGCAGGCGATCAATGTGACCGGCGGGGTTTACACGACTTAG
- a CDS encoding carbohydrate ABC transporter permease, producing the protein MKNGSRVTRTGWAFAAPGLSVLAIVMGLPVLYAMVISVSSMTFVRPSLQPFAGLSNFAAIAGEEIFWHSLFLTLRYSVVTVIGEFIIGLGIALMLQRTLRLRPFYFAILTLPMAMSPVAVALIWRMLLQPNLGIVNHLLVQVGLPPVDWLGSSSLALSTLAGIDIWQQTSFVVLLMAAGLASLPKDPYEAAQVDGANALQQFWYITLPMLRPISAIAIVIQLINEFRTYDLVYVLTKGGPGTSTELLSFFAYRRAFQGLAVNEGNAAALVLMLIILGITVVFFAMLERQRG; encoded by the coding sequence GTGAAAAATGGATCGCGCGTGACACGAACAGGCTGGGCCTTCGCGGCGCCCGGGCTTTCCGTTCTCGCCATCGTGATGGGACTGCCCGTCCTTTACGCGATGGTGATTTCCGTTTCGTCGATGACCTTCGTGCGCCCGTCGCTCCAGCCTTTTGCGGGATTGAGCAACTTTGCCGCCATTGCCGGCGAGGAGATCTTCTGGCACTCGCTTTTTCTGACACTGCGCTATTCGGTGGTGACGGTGATTGGCGAGTTCATCATCGGGCTGGGCATTGCCCTGATGCTTCAGCGCACATTGCGGTTGCGCCCGTTCTATTTCGCGATCCTGACCCTGCCCATGGCCATGTCGCCCGTTGCCGTGGCGCTGATCTGGCGCATGCTTCTGCAGCCCAATCTGGGCATCGTCAATCATCTTCTGGTCCAGGTCGGCCTGCCACCGGTCGACTGGCTCGGCTCCTCCAGCCTGGCGCTCTCGACGCTTGCCGGCATCGATATCTGGCAGCAGACTTCCTTTGTTGTCCTTCTGATGGCGGCGGGCCTGGCGTCTCTTCCAAAGGATCCCTACGAGGCTGCGCAGGTGGACGGCGCAAACGCGCTTCAGCAATTCTGGTATATTACCCTGCCGATGCTGCGCCCGATCTCGGCGATCGCCATCGTCATTCAGCTGATCAACGAGTTCCGCACCTATGATCTTGTATATGTCCTGACAAAGGGGGGGCCAGGCACCTCGACGGAACTCTTGTCGTTCTTCGCCTACCGGCGCGCCTTTCAGGGCCTTGCGGTGAACGAGGGCAATGCTGCAGCACTGGTTTTGATGCTGATCATTCTTGGGATCACCGTGGTCTTCTTCGCCATGCTGGAACGCCAGCGCGGCTGA
- a CDS encoding FGGY-family carbohydrate kinase, with protein MSLVLGLDIGTTSTIGILIELPDRVLATASRPVRLSSPQPGWAEEDPQQWWQNVCAIVPDLLGQSGRAASEIAAIGVSGMLPAVVLLDETGNLLRPSIQQSDGRCGPQVAQMRREIDESAFLARAGNGINQQLVGAKLRWIAEHEPEIHARAHTVFGSYDYINWRLTGVRAIEQNWALEAGVVDVAADALAPDLAAATGIPPETLPPLVRSHEILGHVNEKAAEATGLAAGTPVVGGAADMVASALGAGVISDGDVLLKFGGAVDILTATRRVVPDPRLYLDYHLVPGLFMPNGCMSTGGSVLNWFVDTFVADRAGIEGSVHAWLDAQAAQRPAGASGLLVLPYFLGEKTPIHDPDARGVIEGLTLSHTIGDLWRAVLEAYAFALRHHVEVLRDIGHSVTRFTVSDGGAASTVWMQIVADVLDAPLQRLGGHPGSCLGAAWTAAVGAGLADWDGITAFTTKEQPIAPNPGHRDTYENGYRRYRALYDRLKGFHE; from the coding sequence ATGTCCCTTGTCCTCGGGCTTGATATCGGAACCACTTCGACAATCGGCATCCTGATCGAACTTCCCGACCGCGTGCTTGCCACGGCCAGCCGGCCCGTTCGCCTGTCCTCTCCGCAGCCGGGCTGGGCGGAGGAGGATCCGCAACAGTGGTGGCAGAATGTCTGCGCCATCGTGCCCGACCTTCTCGGGCAATCGGGGCGCGCGGCGTCCGAGATCGCCGCCATCGGCGTGTCGGGCATGCTGCCTGCGGTGGTGCTTCTTGATGAGACCGGCAATCTCCTGCGCCCCTCGATACAGCAGAGCGACGGGCGCTGCGGGCCGCAGGTGGCGCAGATGCGTCGCGAGATCGACGAGAGCGCGTTTCTGGCGCGTGCGGGCAACGGCATCAATCAACAGCTGGTCGGTGCCAAGCTGCGCTGGATCGCCGAGCACGAGCCCGAAATTCATGCGCGCGCGCACACCGTTTTCGGCTCCTACGATTATATCAACTGGCGCCTCACCGGCGTCAGGGCCATCGAGCAGAACTGGGCGCTTGAAGCCGGTGTGGTGGATGTTGCCGCCGACGCGCTGGCTCCCGATCTCGCCGCCGCAACCGGAATCCCCCCCGAAACGCTGCCACCTCTCGTGCGCTCACACGAAATTCTTGGCCACGTCAATGAGAAGGCCGCAGAGGCGACCGGGCTCGCGGCCGGCACCCCTGTCGTGGGCGGTGCGGCGGATATGGTTGCCTCCGCGCTGGGCGCCGGCGTGATCAGCGATGGCGATGTGTTGCTGAAGTTCGGCGGGGCCGTCGACATCCTGACGGCGACACGCCGCGTGGTGCCCGATCCACGCCTTTATCTCGATTATCACCTGGTGCCGGGGCTCTTCATGCCCAATGGCTGCATGTCGACGGGCGGTTCGGTGCTCAACTGGTTCGTCGACACGTTCGTGGCAGACCGCGCCGGGATCGAAGGGTCTGTGCATGCCTGGCTCGACGCACAGGCGGCTCAACGCCCGGCCGGAGCCAGCGGCCTGCTCGTTCTCCCCTATTTCCTGGGCGAGAAAACACCGATCCACGACCCTGACGCGCGTGGCGTCATCGAGGGCCTCACCCTCTCGCACACAATTGGCGATCTCTGGCGCGCCGTTCTTGAAGCCTATGCCTTCGCGCTTCGGCACCATGTCGAGGTGCTTCGCGACATCGGCCATTCCGTGACACGTTTCACCGTTTCGGATGGCGGAGCGGCCAGCACCGTGTGGATGCAGATCGTGGCCGATGTGCTCGACGCACCGCTCCAGCGGCTTGGCGGCCACCCAGGCTCGTGCCTTGGCGCGGCCTGGACCGCTGCGGTGGGCGCGGGCCTTGCCGATTGGGACGGCATCACCGCTTTCACCACCAAAGAACAACCGATCGCGCCCAATCCGGGACACCGCGACACCTATGAAAATGGCTATCGGCGCTACCGCGCGCTTTACGATCGCCTGAAAGGCTTTCACGAATGA
- a CDS encoding helix-turn-helix domain-containing protein, with protein MKLLDIGVLSRRSGIPPSTLRYYEEIGLIRSVARNGLRRQFDPLVATQLALISLGKLAGFSLQDIKRMFSQDGTPQLPRDDLHLRADALDEQIRGLTRLRDALRHVADCPAENHMECPKFRRLMDFASRTAGNRKA; from the coding sequence ATGAAACTTCTCGATATTGGCGTTCTTTCACGAAGAAGCGGCATTCCCCCTTCGACGCTGCGTTATTACGAGGAGATCGGGCTCATTCGGTCGGTGGCGCGAAACGGTCTTCGCCGGCAGTTCGATCCGCTGGTGGCCACACAGCTTGCCTTGATATCTCTGGGCAAACTGGCTGGTTTTTCGCTTCAGGACATCAAGCGCATGTTCTCGCAGGACGGGACGCCACAATTGCCGCGCGATGACCTGCATTTGCGCGCCGACGCGCTGGATGAGCAGATTCGCGGTCTCACGCGGCTGCGCGACGCGCTGCGTCATGTGGCCGATTGCCCTGCCGAAAATCATATGGAGTGCCCGAAATTCAGGCGCCTGATGGACTTCGCCTCACGCACCGCCGGCAATCGAAAGGCGTGA
- a CDS encoding HAD family hydrolase — translation MNILKAVAWDIDGTLIDSEPLHHRALLAASATHGVDLSGDPKERFVGVHMHDVWTALKPLYPATLTREDWLGQINRFYCDATSSLDPIPGAREVIEALAARGVPQICVSNSGRTVVDANIECLGIAPFLAGSISLDDLNNGKPDPEGYLLAAQRLGVPAGAVLAVEDSNTGLKAARAAGLVTAGYAPEGAPLAGADHQIRNLHELLDLFA, via the coding sequence ATGAACATCCTAAAGGCAGTGGCATGGGATATCGATGGCACCCTCATCGACAGCGAGCCGCTTCATCATCGCGCCCTGCTTGCTGCGAGCGCCACCCATGGCGTGGACCTTTCCGGCGATCCGAAGGAGCGTTTCGTCGGCGTGCACATGCATGATGTCTGGACAGCCCTCAAACCGCTCTATCCCGCCACGCTCACGCGGGAAGACTGGCTCGGGCAGATCAACCGGTTTTATTGCGATGCGACGTCTTCCCTCGATCCTATTCCAGGCGCGCGGGAGGTGATCGAGGCCCTGGCAGCCCGTGGGGTGCCGCAGATCTGTGTGTCGAATTCCGGCCGCACGGTCGTCGACGCAAACATCGAATGCCTGGGGATTGCCCCCTTTCTCGCAGGCTCGATCTCACTTGATGATCTCAACAACGGAAAGCCGGACCCGGAAGGCTATCTTCTGGCAGCGCAGCGCCTTGGCGTGCCGGCCGGCGCGGTGCTGGCCGTCGAAGACAGCAACACCGGCCTTAAGGCCGCCCGGGCCGCGGGCCTGGTCACGGCAGGATATGCTCCCGAAGGTGCCCCCCTTGCCGGCGCCGACCATCAGATCCGCAACCTCCATGAGTTGCTGGACCTGTTTGCCTGA
- a CDS encoding DeoR/GlpR family DNA-binding transcription regulator: MSSSSRSAIEKERPPAQARLAAILERLHDGGAVTVTELARMFGVSDMTVRRDLAELERDGLLERVHGGAVPPSRGPLSLLDDVEPNFEARSRNNQDAKKRIADLAATFVARYRTIAMDVGSTTFLTAQLLRDLPHIRVFTNSLRIVEELSSTNLEVYVPGGRVRPDERSVMGPIAVEQFSKLYFDVALIGLSGLTAEGMFDYSIEDTQMKQVYLQRSAHRVLLCDSSKFRRMSLVRIGGFQEIDTLITDALPPSDIASALAAARVDVRIATAP, translated from the coding sequence ATGTCCAGCAGCAGCAGATCGGCCATCGAGAAGGAACGCCCTCCCGCACAGGCGCGCCTGGCAGCCATTCTAGAGCGGCTGCATGACGGCGGCGCGGTTACGGTCACCGAGCTTGCACGCATGTTCGGTGTCTCCGACATGACGGTGCGCCGCGACCTTGCCGAGCTGGAGCGCGACGGCCTTCTGGAGCGCGTGCATGGCGGCGCTGTTCCCCCCTCACGCGGCCCGCTCAGCCTGCTCGACGACGTGGAGCCGAATTTTGAGGCCCGCTCTCGCAACAATCAGGATGCAAAGAAACGGATCGCCGACCTGGCCGCCACTTTCGTGGCCCGTTACCGCACCATCGCTATGGATGTGGGGTCGACGACCTTTCTCACCGCGCAACTCCTCCGGGACCTGCCTCATATCCGGGTTTTCACCAACAGCCTGCGGATTGTCGAGGAGCTGTCGTCCACAAATCTTGAAGTCTACGTCCCGGGCGGACGGGTCAGGCCCGACGAGCGCTCCGTCATGGGTCCCATCGCGGTGGAGCAGTTCAGCAAGCTTTATTTCGACGTCGCGCTGATCGGCCTGTCGGGTCTCACCGCCGAAGGCATGTTCGACTACTCGATTGAAGACACACAGATGAAACAGGTCTACCTGCAGCGTTCGGCCCATCGCGTCCTCCTGTGCGATTCATCGAAGTTCCGCCGGATGTCGCTCGTCCGCATCGGCGGGTTTCAGGAGATCGACACACTCATCACCGACGCCCTTCCCCCTTCAGACATCGCATCTGCCCTGGCCGCAGCCCGGGTCGACGTGCGGATCGCCACCGCGCCTTGA
- a CDS encoding carbohydrate ABC transporter permease translates to MLRVLSHFGLCLACLIVLLPILWVLRTSLVPESLSYSTAILPEVTLHNYASLFADNRFGTNYLNSIIVAAGSVILALPLAAPTGYAFARFRTSGRAGRFAVLATQMLPPVALALPTFMLYRSLGLTNSLFGLTLVYTAINLPFLTWILMGFFEAVPRDLEGAAMTDGATAFGAFVRVVLPVAAPGIAAAAVLGFIISWNEFLFALILGGPRTATVPVALAALQTSNGVEISKVSAGVSLAILPLMLASRFIQKYLVQGLSFGSVK, encoded by the coding sequence ATGCTGCGTGTTCTGAGCCATTTCGGTCTATGTCTCGCATGCCTTATCGTGCTGTTGCCCATTCTCTGGGTTCTGCGCACCAGCCTCGTTCCTGAAAGCCTCTCCTACAGCACTGCGATCCTGCCGGAAGTGACGCTTCACAATTATGCAAGCCTGTTTGCCGACAACAGGTTTGGCACCAATTATCTGAATTCGATCATCGTGGCAGCCGGCTCTGTCATTCTGGCGCTGCCGCTGGCAGCGCCGACGGGCTATGCCTTTGCACGGTTTCGCACCAGCGGACGGGCAGGGCGCTTTGCGGTGCTCGCGACACAGATGCTGCCGCCGGTGGCACTCGCTCTGCCCACATTCATGCTGTATCGCAGCCTGGGCCTGACCAACTCGCTGTTTGGCCTTACGCTGGTTTATACCGCGATCAATCTTCCTTTCCTGACATGGATCCTGATGGGCTTCTTCGAAGCCGTTCCGCGCGACCTTGAGGGGGCCGCGATGACCGATGGCGCGACCGCCTTTGGCGCATTTGTGCGCGTGGTGTTGCCGGTGGCAGCACCTGGTATCGCGGCGGCAGCGGTGCTCGGGTTCATCATCTCGTGGAACGAATTCCTGTTCGCCCTGATCCTCGGCGGGCCGCGCACGGCGACGGTTCCGGTGGCGCTGGCGGCGCTTCAGACCTCCAACGGGGTGGAGATTTCCAAGGTCTCGGCGGGTGTGTCGCTCGCCATCCTGCCGCTCATGCTCGCCTCGCGCTTCATCCAGAAATACCTGGTGCAGGGCCTGTCGTTCGGCAGCGTCAAATAG
- a CDS encoding restriction endonuclease has translation MKKLKGPKFIQYFQPVIDGLRDLGSSAKPKEVYNWIAENHDIPKAEIEGTTKGGQSKFENKVGWARFYLAKAGLIDTEQRGVWVLTERGRTTNLTHEEAYSLFKAIHDGFPRADRTQEKNEPISPVEDEDASAPDEKAYLNQDEIQERLVEILKGLTNKGFEELCARLLRHIGFENVKVTGQRGDQGIDGEGYLLINRFVRTKVMFQCKRYEGTVGPEKIREFRGAIQGRAERGIFLTTGSFTKGAREAAAQDNATAIELVDIDRLLELLIEEGLGVRETKALTIEPEFFSAYQKKD, from the coding sequence GTGAAGAAACTAAAAGGCCCGAAATTCATCCAGTACTTCCAACCGGTTATTGACGGGCTTCGGGACTTGGGCTCGTCTGCCAAGCCCAAGGAGGTTTATAACTGGATCGCGGAGAATCACGACATTCCCAAGGCTGAGATCGAAGGCACTACCAAGGGTGGTCAGTCGAAGTTCGAAAACAAGGTTGGCTGGGCACGCTTCTATCTTGCAAAGGCTGGACTGATCGACACCGAGCAGCGCGGGGTGTGGGTTCTGACCGAAAGAGGACGTACGACCAACCTCACACATGAAGAAGCCTATAGTCTATTCAAGGCCATCCATGACGGGTTCCCCCGGGCTGATAGGACACAGGAGAAGAACGAGCCGATCTCCCCGGTCGAGGACGAAGACGCCAGCGCCCCGGACGAAAAGGCCTATCTCAATCAGGACGAGATTCAGGAGCGGCTTGTCGAGATCCTCAAAGGTCTAACCAACAAGGGGTTCGAGGAGCTTTGCGCGCGCCTCCTGCGCCACATCGGCTTTGAGAATGTCAAAGTCACGGGGCAGCGAGGCGATCAGGGTATTGATGGCGAAGGTTACCTTCTGATCAACCGTTTCGTGCGAACAAAAGTGATGTTCCAGTGCAAGCGCTACGAGGGCACCGTTGGGCCGGAGAAAATCCGCGAGTTTCGCGGGGCCATCCAAGGTCGGGCCGAACGAGGCATTTTTCTTACGACCGGTTCCTTCACCAAGGGCGCGAGGGAGGCTGCGGCACAGGACAACGCGACGGCCATCGAACTCGTCGACATTGATCGGCTTCTTGAACTTCTGATCGAGGAGGGGCTTGGCGTCCGGGAGACGAAGGCGTTGACTATCGAACCGGAGTTCTTCTCTGCCTATCAGAAAAAGGATTGA